Proteins encoded in a region of the Streptomyces sp. NBC_01471 genome:
- a CDS encoding MarR family transcriptional regulator gives MPDLSPADKAAAVDSLRSTVMRLSRRLKHQRVDESLSPTEMSVLATLARCGSATPGELARKEHVQPPSMTRIVALLEAKGLVRLEPHPDDRRQKVVSQTEEAQAMLVESRRRRNVWLAELAEGLNEDDWVKLRAAAPVLEKLAQL, from the coding sequence ATGCCTGACCTTTCGCCCGCCGACAAGGCTGCCGCCGTCGACTCACTGCGCTCCACCGTGATGCGCCTGAGCCGTCGGCTCAAGCACCAGCGTGTCGACGAGTCCCTGAGCCCGACCGAGATGTCGGTGCTCGCCACCCTCGCCCGCTGCGGCTCCGCCACCCCCGGTGAGCTGGCCCGCAAGGAGCATGTGCAGCCGCCCTCGATGACTCGCATCGTGGCGCTCCTGGAGGCCAAGGGCCTGGTCAGGCTGGAACCACACCCCGACGACCGCAGACAGAAGGTCGTCAGCCAGACCGAGGAGGCGCAGGCGATGCTCGTGGAGAGCCGGCGGCGCCGCAATGTCTGGCTGGCCGAGCTGGCCGAGGGGCTGAACGAGGACGACTGGGTGAAGCTGCGTGCCGCCGCCCCCGTCCTGGAGAAACTCGCCCAGCTCTGA
- a CDS encoding HAD-IC family P-type ATPase, translating into MTQGPDIDAGSELDPVHPVELPHPARATGLTTAEVAERVANGEVNDVPVRSSRSTADIVRANVFTRFNAIIGVLWVIMLFVAPVQDSLFGYVIIANTGIGIIQEHRAKKTLDGLAVIGEAKPTVRRDGKAGEVSTSELVLGDLIELGPGDKVVVDGETVEAEGLEIDESLLTGEAEPVHKKPGDPVMSGSFVVAGGGAFTATRVGREAYAAQLADEASRFTLVHSELRSGISTILKYVTWMMVPTAAGLIVSQLVHERHDLKDSIARTVGGITPMIPEGLVLLTSIAFAIGVIRLGRQQCLVQELPAIEGLARVDVVCLDKTGTLTEGGMNVTGLRALGGADETYVRQVLGAFGASDPRPNASLQAVVDAYPDTSGWRCTRALPFSSARKYSGAAFGEGDGESSAWLLGAPDVLLPEGDPALQEVGRLNEEGLRVLLLARVAGGLDDGEAHAEEDGGSDLDKVVAGAQPTALVVLEQRLRPEAADTLAYFADQDVAAKVISGDNAVSVGAVAAKLGLPGATDTVDARQLPTGQEEMAEALDSHSVFGRVSPQQKRDMVAALQSRGHTVAMTGDGVNDVLALKDADIGVSMGSGSEATRAVAQIVLLNNSFATLPSVVAEGRRVIGNVTRVATLFLVKTVYSVLLAILVSCFQIEYPFLPRHLTMLSTLTIGIPAFFLALAPNKERAKPHFVRRVLRYSIPCGIIAAVATFAAYLVARHYYVGAGSLDAETSVATLTLFLVSMWVLAIIARPYTWWRVCLVLAMAGAFVLVMVVPALQHFFALKLVGEAMPWMGVGIAAVASAGVEVVWRWVDRHYPG; encoded by the coding sequence ATGACGCAAGGGCCGGATATCGACGCGGGGTCCGAGCTGGACCCCGTCCACCCCGTCGAGCTGCCGCACCCGGCCCGCGCGACCGGGCTGACCACCGCCGAAGTGGCCGAACGGGTGGCCAACGGCGAGGTCAACGACGTACCCGTACGGTCCAGCCGGTCCACCGCCGACATCGTCCGGGCCAACGTCTTCACCCGGTTCAACGCGATCATCGGCGTGCTCTGGGTGATCATGCTGTTCGTCGCCCCGGTCCAGGACAGCCTCTTCGGCTACGTGATCATCGCCAACACCGGCATCGGCATCATCCAGGAGCACCGCGCCAAGAAGACCCTCGACGGACTCGCGGTGATCGGCGAGGCCAAGCCGACCGTACGGCGGGACGGGAAGGCGGGCGAGGTCTCCACCTCCGAACTGGTCCTCGGCGACCTCATCGAACTGGGCCCGGGCGACAAGGTCGTCGTGGACGGCGAGACCGTCGAGGCCGAGGGTCTTGAGATCGACGAGTCGCTGCTCACCGGCGAGGCCGAGCCGGTGCACAAGAAGCCCGGGGACCCGGTGATGTCGGGCAGTTTCGTCGTCGCGGGCGGCGGGGCGTTCACCGCCACCCGGGTCGGCCGGGAGGCGTACGCGGCGCAGCTCGCCGACGAGGCGTCCCGCTTCACGCTCGTCCACTCCGAGCTGCGCAGCGGCATCTCCACCATCCTCAAGTACGTGACCTGGATGATGGTCCCGACCGCGGCCGGGCTCATCGTCAGCCAGCTGGTGCACGAGCGGCACGACCTCAAGGACTCCATCGCCAGGACCGTCGGCGGTATCACCCCGATGATCCCCGAGGGGCTCGTCCTGCTCACCTCCATCGCCTTCGCCATCGGCGTCATCCGGCTCGGCCGCCAGCAGTGCCTCGTGCAGGAACTCCCCGCGATCGAGGGGCTCGCCCGGGTCGACGTGGTCTGCCTGGACAAGACCGGGACACTCACCGAGGGCGGGATGAACGTCACCGGGCTGCGGGCCCTGGGCGGGGCGGACGAGACGTACGTACGGCAGGTGCTCGGCGCGTTCGGCGCGTCCGACCCGCGGCCCAACGCGAGCCTCCAGGCGGTCGTCGACGCCTACCCGGACACCTCGGGCTGGCGCTGCACCCGGGCGCTGCCCTTCTCGTCGGCCCGCAAGTACAGCGGGGCCGCCTTCGGCGAGGGGGACGGCGAGTCGTCCGCCTGGCTGCTCGGCGCCCCCGATGTGCTGCTGCCGGAGGGGGACCCGGCGCTCCAGGAGGTCGGCCGGCTCAACGAGGAGGGGCTGCGCGTGCTGCTCCTCGCACGGGTGGCGGGCGGGCTCGACGACGGCGAAGCGCACGCGGAGGAGGACGGCGGCAGCGACCTGGACAAGGTGGTGGCCGGGGCGCAGCCCACCGCGCTGGTGGTGCTCGAACAGCGGCTGCGGCCCGAGGCGGCCGACACCCTGGCCTACTTCGCCGACCAGGACGTCGCCGCCAAAGTGATCTCCGGCGACAACGCGGTGTCGGTGGGGGCGGTGGCCGCGAAACTGGGCCTGCCCGGCGCCACGGACACCGTCGACGCCCGTCAGCTGCCCACCGGCCAGGAGGAGATGGCGGAAGCGCTGGACTCCCACTCCGTCTTCGGCCGGGTCTCGCCGCAGCAGAAGCGCGACATGGTCGCGGCGCTCCAGTCGCGCGGTCACACGGTCGCGATGACCGGGGACGGCGTCAACGACGTACTGGCCCTGAAGGACGCCGACATCGGCGTGAGCATGGGCTCGGGCTCGGAGGCGACCCGGGCGGTCGCGCAGATCGTGCTGCTCAACAACAGCTTCGCGACGCTGCCCTCGGTCGTCGCCGAGGGCCGCCGGGTCATCGGGAACGTCACCCGGGTGGCGACGCTCTTCCTGGTCAAGACGGTCTACTCGGTGCTGCTGGCCATCCTGGTGTCCTGCTTCCAGATCGAGTACCCTTTCCTGCCACGGCACTTGACCATGCTCTCCACGCTGACGATCGGCATCCCGGCCTTCTTCCTGGCCCTGGCCCCGAACAAGGAGCGGGCGAAGCCGCACTTCGTACGGCGGGTGCTGCGGTACTCGATCCCGTGCGGCATCATCGCGGCGGTCGCCACCTTCGCGGCGTACCTGGTCGCCCGGCACTACTACGTGGGGGCCGGGTCCCTGGACGCCGAGACGAGCGTCGCGACCCTGACCCTGTTCCTGGTCTCGATGTGGGTCCTGGCGATCATCGCCCGCCCGTACACCTGGTGGCGGGTCTGTCTGGTGCTGGCGATGGCCGGGGCGTTCGTGCTGGTCATGGTGGTCCCCGCGCTCCAGCACTTCTTCGCGCTGAAGCTGGTGGGGGAGGCCATGCCGTGGATGGGCGTAGGGATCGCGGCGGTCGCGTCGGCAGGTGTCGAAGTGGTCTGGCGATGGGTCGACCGCCACTACCCGGGCTGA
- a CDS encoding DUF2530 domain-containing protein: MAKWTPAHEAPEPLEGPVVATVTGGTIIWFVLFLVQLPFYGWFDDHGHLWWLWTCAAGGALGLVGVWYARGRDAALKRAADRAETGEGPGATSGSA; this comes from the coding sequence ATGGCGAAGTGGACACCAGCACATGAGGCACCCGAGCCCCTGGAGGGGCCCGTCGTCGCCACCGTCACCGGCGGCACGATCATCTGGTTCGTCCTCTTCCTGGTGCAGCTGCCCTTCTACGGCTGGTTCGACGACCACGGACATCTGTGGTGGCTCTGGACCTGCGCGGCCGGCGGCGCCCTCGGGCTCGTCGGGGTCTGGTACGCACGGGGGCGCGACGCGGCACTCAAGCGCGCGGCGGACCGGGCGGAGACCGGCGAGGGGCCGGGCGCCACGTCCGGCTCCGCGTAG
- a CDS encoding ribbon-helix-helix protein, CopG family — MGSNVLSLRIDGELLSRLRNHAAKRGMSVQDYVVRTLIRDDFDERFQSAVDETERFYGRT; from the coding sequence ATGGGATCGAACGTGCTCAGCCTGCGCATAGACGGGGAGCTGCTCTCCCGTCTCCGGAACCACGCGGCCAAACGCGGAATGAGCGTCCAGGACTACGTGGTCCGGACGCTCATTCGCGACGACTTCGACGAACGGTTCCAATCGGCCGTCGACGAGACGGAGAGGTTCTACGGGCGTACCTAG
- a CDS encoding aldo/keto reductase: MRYRALGRSGLSVSEIGYGAWGIGESSWVGATEDESVRALHRAVDLGVNFIDTARGYGESERIVGRVVRERAGDEVRVATKVPPRNGVWPPPSGLDPAEVFPGEHIRKTLETSLRTSGLDHFDVLQFHVWSDDWVGRGDWLETIAALKQEGKIGLFGVSVNDHEPDNALALVRSGAVDSVQVIYNVFDQSPADALLPACEEHGVGVIVRVALDEGGLTGRITADSTFPEGDWRHRYFRDDRPAQVEQRVAAIVADLGIAPDEIAETALRFVLSSPAVSTVIPGMRTVRNVERNTALSDGRTLTADQLAVLAKHRWQRNFYA, encoded by the coding sequence GTGCGATACCGCGCATTGGGACGCAGTGGACTGTCCGTGTCCGAGATCGGTTACGGCGCCTGGGGCATCGGTGAGTCCAGCTGGGTGGGGGCCACGGAGGACGAGTCCGTCCGCGCCCTGCACCGGGCCGTCGATCTCGGTGTGAACTTCATCGATACCGCGCGTGGTTACGGTGAGAGCGAGCGGATCGTCGGCCGTGTGGTCCGTGAGCGGGCCGGTGACGAGGTGCGCGTCGCGACCAAGGTGCCCCCCAGGAACGGGGTCTGGCCGCCACCCTCCGGTCTTGACCCGGCCGAGGTGTTTCCGGGTGAGCACATCCGTAAGACCCTGGAGACCAGTCTGCGGACCAGCGGCCTGGACCACTTCGACGTGTTGCAGTTCCATGTGTGGAGCGACGACTGGGTCGGCCGGGGCGACTGGCTGGAGACGATCGCCGCGCTGAAACAGGAGGGGAAGATCGGCCTGTTCGGTGTCTCCGTCAACGACCACGAGCCGGACAACGCACTCGCGCTCGTCCGCAGCGGGGCCGTGGACAGCGTGCAGGTCATCTACAACGTCTTCGACCAGTCGCCCGCCGACGCGCTGCTGCCGGCCTGCGAGGAGCACGGTGTCGGGGTCATCGTGCGGGTGGCGCTGGACGAGGGCGGTCTCACCGGCCGTATCACCGCGGACAGCACGTTCCCGGAGGGCGACTGGCGCCACCGGTACTTCCGCGACGACCGCCCGGCGCAGGTCGAGCAGAGGGTGGCGGCGATCGTCGCCGACCTCGGTATCGCGCCGGACGAGATCGCGGAGACCGCGCTGCGTTTCGTACTGAGTTCACCGGCGGTCTCCACCGTCATTCCCGGGATGCGGACCGTGCGCAATGTGGAGCGCAACACGGCCCTGAGCGACGGCCGGACGCTCACCGCGGACCAGCTCGCCGTACTGGCCAAGCACCGGTGGCAGCGGAACTTCTACGCCTGA
- a CDS encoding Uma2 family endonuclease — protein MTVVDDRIEMADSLDLLFEQLESAPEGYHVEIVGGTIHMSPQRDAHWQIIRRIVRALEDAFGMDVKVTSDVRIDFPGHLNGFAPDVAKLRAEAVKDARGRWRYQDVELIAEVISEGTAANDYGPKKAAYAAAEVPVYLIADPYTGVCHVFTYPKDGEYHGTVTLDFGYPVDLTGTVIGLTLETGDFPRD, from the coding sequence ATGACCGTCGTCGACGACAGGATCGAGATGGCCGACAGCCTGGACCTGCTCTTCGAGCAGCTGGAGTCCGCCCCCGAGGGCTACCACGTCGAGATTGTCGGGGGAACCATCCACATGTCGCCGCAGCGGGACGCGCACTGGCAGATCATCCGCAGGATCGTGCGGGCCCTGGAGGACGCGTTCGGGATGGACGTCAAGGTCACGTCCGACGTCCGGATCGACTTCCCCGGCCATCTGAACGGCTTCGCCCCCGACGTGGCCAAGCTGCGGGCCGAGGCGGTGAAGGACGCCCGGGGCCGCTGGCGGTACCAGGACGTCGAGCTGATCGCCGAGGTGATCTCGGAGGGCACAGCCGCCAACGACTACGGTCCCAAGAAGGCCGCCTACGCCGCCGCCGAAGTCCCCGTCTATCTGATCGCCGACCCGTACACCGGCGTCTGCCATGTCTTCACGTATCCCAAGGACGGCGAATACCACGGCACCGTGACGCTCGACTTCGGCTACCCCGTCGACCTCACCGGCACCGTCATCGGCCTCACCCTGGAGACCGGCGACTTCCCCCGCGACTGA
- a CDS encoding Uma2 family endonuclease — protein sequence MTVVDDRIEMADTSDERTLDSMFEWLEPTPEGYKVEIVGGNIFMSPQRDTHWDIILDIVEQLRAAYPRQRVKSDVRIDFPGLLNGFASDVVALVEGAVKDEKGHWRYQDIEFVAEVISKNTAANDYGPKKATYATAGVPVYVIADPYTGRWHLHTLPKDDEYHGTVTLDFGYPIDLTGTAVGLTLETGDFPRD from the coding sequence ATGACCGTCGTCGACGACAGGATCGAGATGGCCGACACCAGCGACGAGCGCACTCTGGACTCGATGTTCGAGTGGCTTGAGCCGACCCCCGAGGGATACAAGGTCGAGATCGTCGGGGGGAACATCTTCATGTCACCGCAGCGGGACACCCACTGGGACATCATCCTGGACATCGTCGAGCAGCTGCGTGCCGCGTACCCCCGGCAGCGGGTGAAGTCCGATGTACGCATCGACTTCCCCGGGCTGCTGAACGGCTTCGCCTCGGACGTCGTCGCTCTCGTGGAGGGGGCCGTCAAGGACGAGAAGGGGCACTGGCGCTACCAGGACATCGAGTTCGTCGCCGAGGTGATCTCCAAGAACACCGCCGCCAACGACTACGGGCCGAAGAAGGCCACCTATGCCACCGCCGGTGTTCCGGTGTACGTCATCGCCGACCCGTACACCGGCAGGTGGCATCTGCACACGCTGCCCAAGGACGACGAGTACCACGGCACCGTGACGCTCGACTTCGGCTACCCGATCGACCTCACCGGCACCGCCGTCGGCCTCACCCTGGAGACCGGCGACTTCCCCCGCGACTGA
- a CDS encoding NCS2 family permease gives MSPSATAPVDAVPPSPSGGPQNAFDRYFKITERGSSVAREIRGGFATFFAMAYIIVLNPIILGSAHDMNGHQLNSGQLVTATVLTAAFSTLLMGVIGNVPIALAAGLGVNTVVALQLAPRMTWPDAMGMVVLAGIVVMLLVATGLRERVMNAVPLSLRKGIAIGIGFFILLIGLVDSGFVSRVPDAAHTTVPLQLGSDGHLHGWPILIFVVGVLLTLALIVRKVSGAILISIVAMTIAAVIVDAVATVPSWGLTTPHWPGNPVASPDFGLVGQVSLFGGFHKVGVLTGILFVFTVLLSSFFDAMGTILGVGDEAKLTKPDGTFPGINRVLFVDGIAVAAGGATSSSANTCFVESTAGVGEGARTGLASVVTGLLFTVALFLTPIATMVPSQAATPALLAVGFLILAGSVRDIDWSDFTIAIPAFLAMVMMPFTYSITNGIGIGFISFTVLRIAVGRWRQVPAAMYIVSLVFVFYYAMPALGLT, from the coding sequence ATGTCACCCTCGGCCACCGCTCCGGTCGACGCTGTTCCACCATCGCCATCCGGCGGGCCGCAGAATGCCTTTGACCGCTATTTCAAGATCACCGAGCGCGGCTCAAGCGTCGCCCGTGAGATCCGCGGCGGTTTCGCGACCTTCTTCGCGATGGCCTACATCATCGTGCTGAACCCGATCATCCTGGGCAGCGCGCACGACATGAACGGGCACCAGCTCAACAGCGGTCAGCTGGTCACCGCCACCGTGCTGACCGCCGCTTTCTCCACGCTGCTCATGGGCGTCATCGGCAACGTGCCGATCGCGCTGGCGGCCGGACTCGGGGTGAACACGGTCGTCGCCCTCCAGCTCGCACCGCGGATGACCTGGCCGGACGCGATGGGCATGGTCGTCCTGGCGGGCATCGTCGTGATGCTGCTGGTCGCCACGGGGCTGCGGGAACGCGTGATGAACGCCGTCCCGCTCAGCCTGCGCAAGGGCATCGCGATCGGCATCGGCTTCTTCATCCTGCTGATCGGCCTGGTGGACTCGGGCTTCGTCTCCCGCGTCCCGGACGCCGCGCACACCACGGTCCCGCTCCAGCTCGGCTCGGACGGCCATCTGCACGGCTGGCCGATCCTGATCTTCGTGGTCGGCGTGCTGCTGACCCTGGCGCTGATCGTCCGCAAGGTGTCCGGCGCGATCCTGATCTCCATCGTCGCGATGACGATCGCCGCGGTGATCGTCGACGCCGTGGCGACGGTCCCGAGCTGGGGCCTGACCACCCCGCACTGGCCGGGCAACCCGGTGGCGTCGCCGGACTTCGGTCTGGTCGGTCAGGTCAGCCTGTTCGGCGGATTCCACAAGGTCGGCGTGCTGACCGGCATCCTCTTCGTCTTCACCGTGCTGCTCTCGTCCTTCTTCGACGCCATGGGCACCATCCTCGGCGTCGGCGACGAGGCGAAGCTGACGAAGCCGGACGGCACCTTCCCCGGCATCAACCGGGTGCTGTTCGTGGACGGCATCGCGGTCGCCGCGGGCGGCGCGACCTCGTCCTCCGCCAACACCTGCTTCGTGGAGTCCACGGCAGGGGTCGGCGAGGGCGCCCGGACCGGGCTGGCGAGTGTCGTGACGGGTCTGCTCTTCACGGTGGCGCTGTTCCTCACCCCGATCGCGACCATGGTCCCCTCGCAGGCGGCCACCCCGGCGCTGCTCGCGGTGGGCTTCCTGATCCTGGCGGGCTCGGTCAGGGACATCGACTGGTCCGACTTCACCATCGCGATCCCGGCGTTCCTGGCGATGGTGATGATGCCGTTCACCTACTCGATCACCAACGGCATCGGGATCGGCTTCATCTCGTTCACCGTCCTGCGGATCGCCGTCGGGCGCTGGCGCCAGGTGCCGGCCGCGATGTACATCGTGTCGCTGGTCTTCGTCTTCTACTACGCGATGCCGGCCCTCGGCCTGACGTGA
- a CDS encoding aldo/keto reductase: MKYTQLGRTGLKVSRLVLGTMNFGPQTTEADSHTIMDSALAAGVNFFDTANVYGFGENKGRTEEILGTWFAKGGERRDKVVLATKMYANMSADPEAWPNHDKLSAVNIRRSVDASLKRLQTDHIDVYQFHHVDRNTPFEEIWQAIDVLIQQGKILYAGSSNFPGYKIAQANELAARRGSVGLVSEQCIYNLVERRAEMEVIPAAQEYGLGVIPWSPLHGGLLSGAIRKEREGHTSRSTAGRSADALADQALRAKVQAYEDLLDKHGLEPGEVGLAWLLTRPGVTGPIVGPRTSEQLDSALRAIELELPEAVVSGVEEIFPGPGPSPEAFAW; encoded by the coding sequence ATGAAGTACACCCAGCTTGGACGCACCGGACTCAAGGTCAGCCGACTGGTCCTCGGCACGATGAACTTCGGGCCGCAGACCACCGAGGCCGACAGCCACACGATCATGGATTCCGCGCTCGCCGCGGGGGTCAACTTCTTCGACACGGCCAATGTCTACGGCTTCGGCGAGAACAAGGGCCGCACCGAGGAGATCCTCGGGACCTGGTTCGCCAAGGGCGGCGAGCGGCGCGACAAGGTCGTGCTCGCCACCAAGATGTACGCGAACATGAGCGCGGACCCCGAGGCGTGGCCCAACCACGACAAGCTCTCGGCGGTCAACATCCGGCGTTCCGTCGACGCCTCGCTGAAGCGGCTCCAGACGGATCACATCGACGTGTACCAGTTCCACCACGTCGACCGGAACACCCCGTTCGAGGAGATCTGGCAGGCGATCGACGTCCTGATCCAGCAGGGCAAGATCCTCTACGCGGGCTCGTCGAACTTCCCCGGCTACAAGATCGCGCAGGCGAACGAGCTGGCCGCCCGCCGTGGTTCGGTCGGGCTCGTCAGCGAGCAGTGCATCTACAACCTCGTGGAGCGCCGCGCGGAGATGGAGGTCATCCCGGCCGCGCAGGAGTACGGCCTCGGGGTCATCCCGTGGTCGCCGCTGCACGGCGGGCTGCTCAGCGGAGCGATCCGCAAGGAGCGCGAGGGCCACACCAGCCGCAGCACGGCGGGCCGCTCGGCGGACGCGCTGGCCGACCAGGCCCTGCGGGCGAAGGTCCAGGCGTACGAGGACCTGCTCGACAAGCACGGCCTGGAGCCGGGCGAGGTCGGCCTGGCCTGGCTGCTGACCCGGCCGGGCGTGACGGGTCCGATCGTCGGCCCGCGCACGTCGGAACAGCTGGATTCGGCGCTGCGCGCGATCGAGCTGGAGCTTCCGGAGGCCGTGGTGTCCGGGGTCGAGGAGATCTTCCCCGGTCCTGGCCCGTCACCGGAGGCATTCGCCTGGTAG
- a CDS encoding MFS transporter produces the protein MSSGPGADSAPAPQETATRTSMFSSLKIRNYRLFATGAVVSNTGTWMARITQDWLVLSITGSSAAVGITTAMQFLPMLLFGLYGGVIADRFSKRKLLFCTQGAMSIGGLFLAAMTLTGNVEVWHVYVTAFFTGLVTVIDNPTRQSFVSEMVGPDQVRNAVSLNSANFQSARLIGPAVASGLTAAVGPGWAFLANGLSFLAPLTGLLLMRSSELHHTFRTRRGKGQLREGLNYVSKHPDLIWPIVLVGFVGTFGFNFPIWLSAFANDTFHGGVGMYGLFNTLMAIGSLVGALLAARRGASRLRILVGAAIVFGALQVITAWSPSIWMFVPLITVIGILGLTVNVTANSSVQMGTEPEMRGRVMSLFMMVFTGGTPLGGPLFGWLTDSYGVRVSFTLGGAICALAAMGVGLMLARAANLRLEVDLRRGRRHVGFVPREQLATAA, from the coding sequence TTGAGTTCGGGACCCGGAGCAGACTCCGCCCCCGCACCGCAAGAAACTGCTACCCGGACTTCGATGTTCAGCTCGTTGAAGATCCGTAATTACCGGCTTTTCGCCACCGGCGCCGTCGTGTCCAACACCGGCACATGGATGGCGCGCATCACCCAGGACTGGCTGGTCCTGAGCATCACGGGATCGTCCGCCGCGGTCGGCATCACGACGGCGATGCAGTTCCTGCCGATGCTGCTCTTCGGCCTGTACGGCGGAGTCATAGCCGACCGCTTCTCCAAGCGGAAGCTGCTCTTCTGTACCCAGGGCGCGATGAGCATCGGCGGTCTCTTCCTCGCCGCGATGACCCTCACGGGCAACGTCGAGGTCTGGCACGTGTACGTGACCGCCTTCTTCACCGGCCTGGTCACCGTCATCGACAACCCGACCCGGCAGTCCTTCGTCTCCGAGATGGTCGGCCCGGACCAGGTCCGCAACGCCGTCAGCCTGAACTCGGCGAACTTCCAGTCCGCCCGGCTCATCGGCCCCGCCGTCGCGAGTGGACTCACCGCGGCCGTCGGCCCCGGCTGGGCCTTCCTCGCCAACGGCCTCTCCTTCCTCGCCCCGCTCACCGGGCTGCTGCTGATGCGCAGCAGCGAGCTGCACCACACCTTCCGCACCCGGCGAGGCAAGGGCCAGCTCCGCGAGGGCCTGAACTACGTCTCGAAGCACCCCGATCTGATCTGGCCGATCGTCCTGGTCGGCTTCGTGGGGACCTTCGGCTTCAACTTCCCGATCTGGCTCAGCGCGTTCGCCAACGACACGTTCCACGGCGGCGTCGGGATGTACGGCCTCTTCAACACCCTGATGGCCATCGGCTCGCTGGTCGGAGCCCTGCTCGCGGCCCGGCGGGGCGCGTCGCGGCTGCGCATCCTGGTCGGAGCCGCGATCGTCTTCGGCGCTCTCCAGGTCATCACCGCCTGGTCCCCGTCGATCTGGATGTTCGTCCCGCTGATCACCGTGATCGGCATCCTCGGTCTGACGGTCAACGTCACCGCCAACTCCTCGGTGCAGATGGGCACCGAACCGGAGATGCGGGGCCGGGTGATGAGCCTGTTCATGATGGTCTTCACCGGCGGTACACCGCTGGGCGGCCCGCTCTTCGGCTGGCTCACCGACTCGTACGGGGTCCGCGTGAGCTTCACGCTGGGCGGCGCGATCTGCGCACTGGCGGCGATGGGCGTCGGCCTGATGCTGGCCCGCGCGGCCAACCTCCGCCTGGAGGTCGACCTCAGGCGCGGCCGCCGTCACGTGGGCTTCGTCCCGCGCGAACAGCTCGCCACGGCGGCGTGA
- a CDS encoding DUF5707 domain-containing protein, whose translation MRIRATVAAVTGALALSALVVPAAAQADGAPGAGVLDAARSVFKTAPHGVQAHVTRAAVDTRVSSVTVNGGKDIVLGTTVAKTITASVTATDNSGIQDAVVFLWHGSNIDSDVDGYLGPKVDDNTSQVSKCTKVNATTSTCKVSFKVDPRSQNDLYKNSLAGTWKVYVSALAKDGEWVEYNAYKSQHVQRASTQTVNAAPEPVKKGKTITVTGKLARANWETYKYQGYTGQPVKLQFRKKNSNAYTTVKTVKTNGTGNLKTTVKAVEDGYWRYNFAGTTTTPAAIATGDFVDVK comes from the coding sequence ATGCGTATACGTGCCACCGTGGCCGCCGTCACCGGCGCCCTGGCTCTCTCCGCTCTCGTCGTCCCGGCCGCCGCCCAGGCGGACGGGGCTCCCGGGGCGGGTGTCCTGGATGCCGCCCGCTCCGTGTTCAAGACCGCGCCCCACGGCGTGCAGGCCCACGTCACCCGGGCCGCCGTCGACACCAGGGTCAGCAGCGTGACCGTGAACGGCGGCAAGGACATCGTCCTCGGCACCACGGTCGCGAAGACCATCACGGCGAGCGTCACGGCCACCGACAACTCCGGTATCCAGGACGCCGTGGTCTTTCTCTGGCACGGCAGCAACATCGACAGCGACGTCGACGGCTACCTGGGCCCGAAGGTGGACGACAACACCTCGCAGGTCTCCAAGTGCACCAAGGTGAACGCCACCACGTCCACCTGCAAGGTCTCCTTCAAGGTGGACCCGCGCTCGCAGAACGACCTGTACAAGAACAGCCTCGCCGGCACGTGGAAGGTCTACGTCTCCGCACTGGCCAAGGACGGCGAGTGGGTCGAGTACAACGCGTACAAGTCCCAGCACGTCCAGCGCGCGTCGACCCAGACGGTCAACGCGGCCCCCGAACCGGTGAAGAAGGGCAAGACCATCACGGTCACCGGCAAGCTGGCCCGCGCGAACTGGGAGACGTACAAGTACCAGGGCTACACCGGCCAGCCGGTGAAGCTGCAGTTCCGCAAGAAGAACAGCAACGCGTACACCACCGTCAAGACGGTGAAGACGAACGGCACCGGCAACCTGAAGACGACCGTCAAGGCGGTCGAGGACGGCTACTGGCGCTACAACTTCGCGGGCACGACCACGACTCCGGCGGCCATCGCCACCGGTGACTTCGTCGACGTGAAGTAG
- the thpR gene encoding RNA 2',3'-cyclic phosphodiesterase, protein MRLFVALLPPPEAAQQLGALVDRARALPGAGRLRWTERPGWHFTLAFLGEVDDALVPAVEARLAPAARDHAPFTLRIAGGGRFGDRALWAGAAGGVDAVGRLAAGVEAAARDAGVPMEREHPYVPHLTLARGDGRTGLDPYAETLTGFVSSPWTVRELALVRSGWQPRYEVVAAWPLGPGK, encoded by the coding sequence ATGAGGCTCTTCGTGGCACTGCTGCCCCCGCCGGAGGCGGCCCAACAGCTCGGGGCGCTGGTCGACCGGGCGCGGGCGCTGCCCGGCGCCGGCCGGCTGCGCTGGACCGAGCGGCCCGGCTGGCACTTCACGCTCGCCTTTCTGGGCGAGGTGGACGACGCTCTCGTGCCCGCCGTGGAAGCGCGGCTCGCGCCGGCCGCCCGGGACCACGCGCCCTTCACGCTGCGGATCGCCGGTGGCGGCCGGTTCGGGGACCGGGCGCTGTGGGCGGGTGCCGCCGGGGGCGTGGACGCGGTGGGGCGGCTGGCTGCCGGGGTGGAGGCGGCGGCGCGGGATGCGGGCGTGCCCATGGAGCGGGAGCACCCGTACGTGCCTCATCTCACGCTCGCCCGCGGCGACGGCCGGACCGGCCTCGATCCGTACGCGGAGACCCTGACGGGCTTCGTGAGCAGCCCGTGGACCGTGCGGGAACTGGCCCTCGTACGGAGCGGGTGGCAGCCCCGGTACGAGGTGGTCGCCGCCTGGCCGCTGGGGCCCGGCAAGTAA